A portion of the Limanda limanda chromosome 3, fLimLim1.1, whole genome shotgun sequence genome contains these proteins:
- the copb1 gene encoding coatomer subunit beta: MTAAENVCYTLINVASESEPTSEVSLKADLEKGEIKAKTEALKKVIIMILNGEKLPGLLMTIIRFVLPLQDHTIKKLLLVFWEIVPKTTPDGKLLQEMILVCDAYRKDLQHPNEFIRGSTLRFLCKLKESELLEPLMPAIRACLEHRHSYVRRNAVLAIYTIYRNFEHLIPDAPELIHDFLVNEKDASCKRNAFMMLIHADQDRALDYLSTCIDQVHTFGDILQLVIVELIYKVCHANPSERARFIRCIYNLLQSSSPAVKYEAAGTLVTLSSAPTAVKAAAQCYIDLIIKESDNNVKLIVLDRLIELKEHPTHERVLQDLVMDILRVLSTPDLEVRKKTLQLALDLVSSRNVEELVIVLKKEVIKTNNVTEHEDTDKYRQLLVRTLHSCSVRFPDMAANVIPVLMEFLSDTNEAAAADVLEFVREAIQRFENLRPLIIEKMLEVFHAIRTVKIYRGALWILGEYCSTKEDIQSVMTEIRRSLGEIPIVENEIKRETGEMKTEDEVSAAPAQKLVTEMGTYVTQSALSSSRPSKKEEDRPPLRGFLMDGDFYVAASLATTLTKVALRYVIIVQDKKKHNSFVAEAMLIMVTVLHLGKSSLPKKPITDDDVDRISLCLKVLSECSPLMNDIFNKECRKSLSHMLTVRLEEEKLSQKKESEKRNVTVQADDPISFMQLTAKNEMTSKDDQFQLSLLAAMGNTQRKDAADPLASKLNKVTQLTGFSDPVYAEAYVHVNQYDIVLDVLVVNQTNDTLQNCTLELATLGDLKLVEKPSPLTLGPHDFANIKANVKVASTENGIIFGNIVYDVSGAASDRNCVVLSDIHIDIMDYIQPASCTDAEFRQMWAEFEWENKVTVNTNITDLNEYLQHILRSTNMKCLTPEKALSGFCGFMAANLYARSIFGEDALANVSIEKPIHLGPDAPVNGHIRIRAKSQGMALSLGDKINLSQKKTNV, translated from the exons atgacagcTGCAGAGAACGTGTGTTACACTCTCATCAATGTCGCATCCGAGTCCGAGCCGACTTCGGAGGTCAGCCTCAAAGCGGATCTTG AAAAGGGCGAGATCAAGGCAAAGACTGAAGCCCTGAAGAAGGTCATCATCATGATCTTGAATGGTGAGAAGTTGCCAGGGCTTCTGATGACAATCATCCGCTTCGTGCTGCCACTTCAGGACCACACCATTAAGAAGCTGCTACTGGTTTTCTGGGAGATTGTCCCCAAAACAACTCCAGACGGCAAGCTGCTTCAGGAGATGATCCTGGTCTGTGACGCCTACAGAAAG gACTTGCAGCATCCCAATGAGTTCATCCGCGGCTCCACTCTGCGCTTCCTTTGCAAGCTGAAGGAGTCTGAGCTGCTTGAGCCTCTGATGCCGGCGATCCGGGCCTGTCTGGAGCACCGGCACAGCTACGTGCGCCGCAATGCTGTCCTGGCCATTTACACCATTTACAG GAATTTTGAACATCTCATCCCTGATGCCCCAGAGCTGATCCATGACTTTCTTGTTAATGAGAAAGATGCCAGCTGCAAGAGAAACGCTTTCATGATGCTGATTCATGCAGATCAG GACAGAGCTCTGGATTACCTCAGCACATGTATTGACCAAGTGCACACTTTTGGTGACATTCTCCAGCTGGTCATTGTGGAGCTGATTTACAAA GTTTGCCATGCCAACCCCTCTGAGCGTGCCCGGTTCATCCGCTGCATCTACAACCTGCTGCAGTCTTCCAGCCCGGCTGTGAAGTATGAGGCCGCTGGCACTCTTGTAACCCTCTCCAGTGCTCCCACAGCCGTTAAG GCCGCTGCCCAGTGCTACATTGATTTGATTATCAAGGAGAGCGACAACAACGTGAAGCTGATTGTTCTCGACCGCCTGATTGAACTGAAGGAGCATCCCACTCACGAGCGTGTACTCCAG GACCTTGTGATGGACATCCTGCGTGTGCTCAGCACTCCTGACCTGGAAGTCAGAAAGAAGACCTTGCAGCTGGCACTGGACCTTGTTTCTTCGCGCAATGTAGAAGAG TTGGTGATTGTTTTGAAGAAAGAAGTGATCAAGACGAACAACGTGACGGAACATGAAGACACTGATAAGTACAGGCAGCTGTTGGTGCGCACTCTTCACTCTTGCAGTGTGCGTTTCCCTGATATGGCGGCCAATGTGATACCTGTG CTGATGGAATTTTTAAGCGACACCAAtgaggcagctgctgctgatgtaCTGGAGTTTGTACGGGAGGCAATTCAGAGATTTGAAAACTTGAGACCCCTCATCATCGAGAAGATGCTGGAAGTCTTTCACGCCATCAGAACTGTCAA GATTTACAGGGGAGCGCTGTGGATCTTGGGAGAATACTGCAGCACCAAAGAAGACATCCAGAGTGTGATGACAGAAATACGCAGGTCCTTAGGAGAG ATCCCTATTGTAGAGAATGAGATAAAGCGAGAGACGGGAGAGATGAAGACCGAGGATGAAGTGAGTGCAGCTCCAGCCCAGAAGCTGGTGACAGAGATGGGCACCTATGTGACCCAGAGTGCCCTCAGCTCCTCCCGGCCttcaaagaaagaggaagacag ACCGCCACTCAGAGGCTTCCTGATGGACGGAGACTTCTATGTGGCAGCTTCCCTGGCCACCACACTAACCAAAGTGGCCTTGCGCTATGTTATTATTGTccaagacaaaaagaaacataaT TCATTTGTTGCGGAGGCCATGCTGATCATGGTCACTGTGCTGCACCTGGGCAAGTCTTCTCTGCCCAAGAAGCCAATTACAGACGATGATGTGGACCGCATCTCGTTGTGCCTGAAGGTCCTTTCAGAGTGCTCACCACTTATGAATGACATTTTCAACAAGGAGTGCCGCAAATCCCTGTCACACATGCTGACTGTCAGactggaggaagagaagctgtcACAGAAG AAGGAGTCTGAGAAACGTAACGTCACAGTGCAGGCAGACGACCCCATCTCCTTCATGCAGCTCACCGCCAAAAACGAGATGACTTCTAAGGATGACCAGTTCCAGCTGAGTCTGCTGGCTGCTATGGGCAACACTCAGAGGAAAGACGCTGCTGATCCCCTGGCTTCAAAACTAAACAAG GTGACTCAGTTGACGGGCTTCTCAGACCCAGTGTATGCTGAAGCCTATGTGCATGTCAACCAGTATGACATTGTGTTGGACGTGCTGGTGGTCAACCAAACCAACGATACTCTCCAGAATTGCACCCTTGAGTTGGCGACTTTAG GTGATCTCAAGTTGGTGGAGAAACCCTCACCTCTAACTCTGGGTCCCCATGATTTTGCGAACATAAAGGCCAATGTTAAAGTGGCCTCTACTGAGAACGGAATTATATTCGGCAACATTG TCTATGATGTATCGGGAGCTGCTAGTGACAGAAACTGCGTCGTCCTCAGTGACATCCACATTGACATCATGGACTACATCCAGCCTGCCTCCTGCACTGATGCAGAGTTCAGACAGATGTGGGCAGAGTTTGAATGGGAAAACAAG GTGACAGTGAACACCAATATCACTGATCTGAACGAATACCTTCAGCATATCCTCAGATCCACCAACATGAAGTGTCTGACGCCTGAGAAG GCGCTGTCTGGCTTCTGTGGCTTCATGGCTGCCAACCTTTATGCTCGTTCTATCTTTGGAGAAGATGCTCTGGCTAATGTCAGCATCGAGAAGCCAATCCACCTGGGGCCTGATGCACCTGTCAACGGACACATACGCATTAGAGCCAAAAGCCAG GGGATGGCCTTGAGCCTCGGAGACAAGATCAACCTCTCCCAAAAAAAGACCAACGTTTGA